One Clarias gariepinus isolate MV-2021 ecotype Netherlands chromosome 5, CGAR_prim_01v2, whole genome shotgun sequence genomic region harbors:
- the myo1b gene encoding unconventional myosin-Ib isoform X3, with protein sequence MSKMEVKTSLLDNMIGVGDMVLLEPLSEETFIGNLRKRFEHSEIYTYIGSVVISMNPYKSLPIYTADKVEEYRNRNFYELSPHIYALADEAYRSLRDQDKDQCILITGESGAGKTEASKLVMSYVAAVCGKGQEVNKVKEQLLQSNPVLEAFGNAKTVRNDNSSRFGKYMDIEFDFKGDPLGGVISNYLLEKSRVVKQPRGERNFHIFYQLLSGASDETLKKLKLERDVSKYNYLSLDSATVNGHDDAANFRTVRNAMQIVGFMEDEVQSVLELVAAVLKLGNIEFKPESRVNGFDESRVKDKNDLKEMCELLGIDQSVLERAFSYRTVEAKMEKVSTTLNVAQAYYARDALAKNLYSRMFSWLVNRINESIKAQTKARKKVMGVLDIYGFEIFEDNSFEQFIINYCNEKLQQIFIELTLREEQEEYVREGIEWTNIEYFNNAIICDLIENNKNGILAMLDEECLRPGTVTDETFLDKLNTVCAEHQHFESRLSKNSKFLTDHSLPHSCFRIQHYAGKVLYRVEGFVDKNNDLLYRDLSQAMYKANHSLMKFLFPEGNPAKINLKRPPTAGFQFKASVSTLMRNLQTKNPNYIRCIKPNDKKAAQIFTDSLVCHQVHYLGLMENVRVRRAGYAFRQAYEPCLERYKMLCKQTWPSWKGPAREGVEVLLKNLEVPEEEFSYGRSKVFIRNPRTLFFLEEKRRQCLEDLATLIQKIYRGWKCRTHFLLLKKSQVVVAAWYRRYAQQKKYQKIKSSSIVVQSFIRGWKARKLLRELKYQKRCKEAVTTISAYWHGTQARWELQRLKEEVRNKRAVSAIWAAWLGMKARREVQRLKHEIRSKFAVSIIWAGWQGSKARRELKRLKEEARRKHAVAVIWAYWLGLKVRREYRKFFRANAGKKIYDFTIQRIMQKYFIGLKNTLPSMSPVDKSWPSRSYLFLEGTHEELRKIFHLWRCKKYRSQFTEEKKAIYEEKLEASQIFKDKKTLYPSSVGQPFKGDYLEINKNPKYQKLNTSVDEKVLLADVVNKINRANGKGASRIFLLTKKHFVLADQKTGQLKASVPLPDLASVSVSTQNDGFFALKLKEGTASAAKGDFLLSSDRLIEIITKLYRTGAASADMEPISVDISDEFLVQFKQDKVCVKFIHGGPKGNNQVSCKRKNNRLLEVSVPSP encoded by the exons TTATGCCCTGGCAGATGAAGCATATCGATCTCTTCGGGATCAAGATAAGGACCAGTGCATTCTCATAACTGGAGAAAGTGGTGCAGGAAAGACTG AGGCCAGCAAGCTGGTGATGTCATATGTGGCTGCGGTGTGTGGAAAGGGCCAGGAGGTGAACAAGGTGAAAGAGCAGCTGCTGCAGTCCAATCCTGTACTAGAGG CTTTTGGAAATGCTAAAACTGTGAGGAATGACAACTCTTCTCGATTt GGGAAGTACATGGACATCGAGTTTGACTTCAAAGGGGATCCACTGGGTGGCGTCATCAGTAACT ATCTTTTGGAGAAATCTCGTGTTGTGAAGCAGCCAAGAGGAGAAAGAAATTTCCACATCTTTTACCAGCTATTATCTGGAGCATCAGATGAAACACTCA aaaAACTAAAGCTGGAACGAGACGTCAGCAAATATAATTATCTTAGTCTTGATTCTGCCACAGTCAATGGACATGATGATGCTGCAAATTTCAGGACGGTTAGG AATGCAATGCAGATTGTGGGGTTCATGGAGGACGAGGTGCAGTCTGTGCTAGAGCTGGTGGCTGCTGTGCTCAAGCTGGGCAACATAGAGTTTAAGCCTGAGTCCCGTGTCAACGGCTTCGATGAGAGCCGTGTTAAGGACAAGAATG ATCTGAAGGAGATGTGTGAGCTGTTGGGCATCGATCAGTCAGTGCTGGAACGAGCCTTCAGTTATCGCACTGTGGAAGCTAAGATGGAGAAAGTGTCAACAACACTCAACGTTGCTCAG GCCTATTATGCACGTGATGCACTTGCCAAAAACTTATATAGCCGCATGTTCAGTTGGCTGGTGAATCGAATAAACGAAAGCATCAAG GCTCAGACCAAAGCCCGGAAGAAGGTTATGGGGGTGCTGGATATTTATGGTTTTGAGATCTTTGAG GACAACAGCTTTGAGCAGTTTATCATCAACTACTGCAATGAGAAGCTTCAGCAGATCTTCATTGAGCTCACCTTGCGTGAGGAGCAGGAGGAGTATGTGCGTGAG gGCATCGAATGGACCAACATTGAGTATTTCAATAATGCCATTATCTGTGACCTCATTGAAAAT AACAAGAATGGGATCTTGGCCATGCTTGATGAAGAGTGTCTGAGGCCTGGAACCGTGACGGATGAGACTTTCTTGGACAAGCTGAACACTGTTTGTGCTGAACATCAGCATTTTGAGAGCCGCCTGAGCAAAAACTCAAAGTTCCTCACAGACCACAGTTTGCCTCATAGCTGTTTTCGCATCCAGCACTATGCTGGCAAG GTGCTGTATCGGGTAGAGGGTTTTGTGGACAAAAACAATGACCTGCTTTACAGAGACCTGTCCCAGGCTATGTACAAGGCCAACCACAGcttgatgaaatttcttttcCCAGAGGGCAACCCAGCCAAAATCAACCTGAAGAGGCCTCCTACAGCAGGATTCCAGTTCAAAGCCTCAGTGAGCACACTCATGAGGAACTTGCAGACCAAGAACCCTAACTACATTAG GTGCATCAAACCCAATGATAAGAAGGCAGCCCAAATCTTTACAGATTCTCTGGTGTGCCATCAAGTGCACTACCTAGGCCTGATGGAAAATGTGCGTGTTAGACGTGCAGGATATGCCTTTCGCCAAGCTTACGAGCCCTGCCTGGAGCGCTACAAGATGCTCTGCAAGCAGACCTGGCCCAGTTGGAAAGGCCCTGCCAG GGAAGGTGTCGAGGTTCTCCTGAAAAACTTGGAGGTACCCGAAGAAGAGTTCTCCTATGGGCGATCCAAGGTCTTTATCCGGAATCCCAGAACC CTCTTTTTCCTGGAGGAGAAAAGAAGGCAGTGTCTGGAGGACTTGGCTACACTTATCCAGAAGATCTATCGTGGATGGAAATGCCGTACACATTTCCTGCTGCTGAAAAAGAGCCAGGTGGTGGTGGCCGCATGGTACCGCAGATATGCT CAACAAAAGAAATACCAGAAAATCAAGAGTTCCTCCATAGTGGTTCAGTCTTTCATTAGAGGATGGAAG GCTCGCAAGTTGCTGCGTGAACTGAAATACCAGAAGAGATGCAAAGAGGCAGTGACCACTATTTCAGCTTACTGGCATGGAACACAG GCTCGCTGGGAACTGCAGCGTCTCAAGGAGGAGGTTCGAAATAAACGTGCTGTGTCTGCCATTTGGGCAGCCTGGTTGGGAATGAAG GCTCGGAGAGAAGTGCAACGCTTAAAGCATGAGATTCGGAGTAAATTTGCCGTGTCCATCATATGGGCCGGCTGGCAAGGATCCAAG GCACGCAGAGAGCTAAAACGGCTGAAGGAGGAGGCCAGGCGTAAGCATGCTGTCGCTGTCATTTGGGCCTACTGGTTGGGACTCAAG GTTCGAAGGGAATACAGGAAGTTCTTTAGAGCAAATGCTGGCAAGAAGATCTATGACTTCACCATCCAGAGAATA atgCAGAAGTATTTCATTGGTTTGAAGAACACGTTGCCTTCAATGTCGCCAGTCGATAAGAGCTGGCCATCAAGGTCTTACTTGTTTCTAGAGGGCACACATGAAGAACTCCGAAAGATCTTTCATTTATGGAGG TGCAAGAAATACAGAAGCCAGTTCACGGAAGAGAAGAAAGCCATCTATGAGGAGAAGCTGGAAGCAAGTCAGAttttcaaagacaaaaaaactctgTACCCCAGCAG TGTGGGGCAGCCTTTTAAAGGAGATTATCTGGAGATTAACAAAAACCCTAAATACCAGAAGCTAAACACTTCAGTTGATGAGAAGGTGCTTCTTGCAGATGTGGTCAATAAAATCAACAGGGCTAATGGCAAG GGTGCTTCCCGAATCTTCCTCCTCACCAAGAAACACTTTGTTCTGGCTGATCAGAAGACGGGTCAGTTAAAGGCCAGTGTACCGCTTCCCGATCTCGCCAGTGTTTCTGTCAGCACACAGAATGATGGTTTCTTTGCTCTTAAACTCAAGGAG GGCACTGCATCAGCAGCCAAAGGTGACTTCCTGCTGAGCAGTGATCGACTAATTGAGATCATTACCAAGCTCTATCGCACAGGGGCTGCTTCAGCCGACATGGAACCGATCAGTGTTGACATCTCAGATGA ATTCCTTGTGCAGTTCAAGCAGGATAAAGTGTGTGTCAAATTTATCCACGGAGGACCCAAGGGCAACAATCAAGTCTCCTGCAAACGTAAAAACAACCGGCTTCTGGAAGTGTCCGTTCCGTCCCCATAA
- the myo1b gene encoding unconventional myosin-Ib isoform X1 gives MSKMEVKTSLLDNMIGVGDMVLLEPLSEETFIGNLRKRFEHSEIYTYIGSVVISMNPYKSLPIYTADKVEEYRNRNFYELSPHIYALADEAYRSLRDQDKDQCILITGESGAGKTEASKLVMSYVAAVCGKGQEVNKVKEQLLQSNPVLEAFGNAKTVRNDNSSRFGKYMDIEFDFKGDPLGGVISNYLLEKSRVVKQPRGERNFHIFYQLLSGASDETLKKLKLERDVSKYNYLSLDSATVNGHDDAANFRTVRNAMQIVGFMEDEVQSVLELVAAVLKLGNIEFKPESRVNGFDESRVKDKNDLKEMCELLGIDQSVLERAFSYRTVEAKMEKVSTTLNVAQAYYARDALAKNLYSRMFSWLVNRINESIKAQTKARKKVMGVLDIYGFEIFEDNSFEQFIINYCNEKLQQIFIELTLREEQEEYVREGIEWTNIEYFNNAIICDLIENNKNGILAMLDEECLRPGTVTDETFLDKLNTVCAEHQHFESRLSKNSKFLTDHSLPHSCFRIQHYAGKVLYRVEGFVDKNNDLLYRDLSQAMYKANHSLMKFLFPEGNPAKINLKRPPTAGFQFKASVSTLMRNLQTKNPNYIRCIKPNDKKAAQIFTDSLVCHQVHYLGLMENVRVRRAGYAFRQAYEPCLERYKMLCKQTWPSWKGPAREGVEVLLKNLEVPEEEFSYGRSKVFIRNPRTLFFLEEKRRQCLEDLATLIQKIYRGWKCRTHFLLLKKSQVVVAAWYRRYAQQKKYQKIKSSSIVVQSFIRGWKARKLLRELKYQKRCKEAVTTISAYWHGTQARRELKRLKEEARRKHAVAVIWAYWLGLKVRREYRKFFRANAGKKIYDFTIQRIMQKYFIGLKNTLPSMSPVDKSWPSRSYLFLEGTHEELRKIFHLWRCKKYRSQFTEEKKAIYEEKLEASQIFKDKKTLYPSSVGQPFKGDYLEINKNPKYQKLNTSVDEKVLLADVVNKINRANGKGASRIFLLTKKHFVLADQKTGQLKASVPLPDLASVSVSTQNDGFFALKLKEGTASAAKGDFLLSSDRLIEIITKLYRTGAASADMEPISVDISDEFLVQFKQDKVCVKFIHGGPKGNNQVSCKRKNNRLLEVSVPSP, from the exons TTATGCCCTGGCAGATGAAGCATATCGATCTCTTCGGGATCAAGATAAGGACCAGTGCATTCTCATAACTGGAGAAAGTGGTGCAGGAAAGACTG AGGCCAGCAAGCTGGTGATGTCATATGTGGCTGCGGTGTGTGGAAAGGGCCAGGAGGTGAACAAGGTGAAAGAGCAGCTGCTGCAGTCCAATCCTGTACTAGAGG CTTTTGGAAATGCTAAAACTGTGAGGAATGACAACTCTTCTCGATTt GGGAAGTACATGGACATCGAGTTTGACTTCAAAGGGGATCCACTGGGTGGCGTCATCAGTAACT ATCTTTTGGAGAAATCTCGTGTTGTGAAGCAGCCAAGAGGAGAAAGAAATTTCCACATCTTTTACCAGCTATTATCTGGAGCATCAGATGAAACACTCA aaaAACTAAAGCTGGAACGAGACGTCAGCAAATATAATTATCTTAGTCTTGATTCTGCCACAGTCAATGGACATGATGATGCTGCAAATTTCAGGACGGTTAGG AATGCAATGCAGATTGTGGGGTTCATGGAGGACGAGGTGCAGTCTGTGCTAGAGCTGGTGGCTGCTGTGCTCAAGCTGGGCAACATAGAGTTTAAGCCTGAGTCCCGTGTCAACGGCTTCGATGAGAGCCGTGTTAAGGACAAGAATG ATCTGAAGGAGATGTGTGAGCTGTTGGGCATCGATCAGTCAGTGCTGGAACGAGCCTTCAGTTATCGCACTGTGGAAGCTAAGATGGAGAAAGTGTCAACAACACTCAACGTTGCTCAG GCCTATTATGCACGTGATGCACTTGCCAAAAACTTATATAGCCGCATGTTCAGTTGGCTGGTGAATCGAATAAACGAAAGCATCAAG GCTCAGACCAAAGCCCGGAAGAAGGTTATGGGGGTGCTGGATATTTATGGTTTTGAGATCTTTGAG GACAACAGCTTTGAGCAGTTTATCATCAACTACTGCAATGAGAAGCTTCAGCAGATCTTCATTGAGCTCACCTTGCGTGAGGAGCAGGAGGAGTATGTGCGTGAG gGCATCGAATGGACCAACATTGAGTATTTCAATAATGCCATTATCTGTGACCTCATTGAAAAT AACAAGAATGGGATCTTGGCCATGCTTGATGAAGAGTGTCTGAGGCCTGGAACCGTGACGGATGAGACTTTCTTGGACAAGCTGAACACTGTTTGTGCTGAACATCAGCATTTTGAGAGCCGCCTGAGCAAAAACTCAAAGTTCCTCACAGACCACAGTTTGCCTCATAGCTGTTTTCGCATCCAGCACTATGCTGGCAAG GTGCTGTATCGGGTAGAGGGTTTTGTGGACAAAAACAATGACCTGCTTTACAGAGACCTGTCCCAGGCTATGTACAAGGCCAACCACAGcttgatgaaatttcttttcCCAGAGGGCAACCCAGCCAAAATCAACCTGAAGAGGCCTCCTACAGCAGGATTCCAGTTCAAAGCCTCAGTGAGCACACTCATGAGGAACTTGCAGACCAAGAACCCTAACTACATTAG GTGCATCAAACCCAATGATAAGAAGGCAGCCCAAATCTTTACAGATTCTCTGGTGTGCCATCAAGTGCACTACCTAGGCCTGATGGAAAATGTGCGTGTTAGACGTGCAGGATATGCCTTTCGCCAAGCTTACGAGCCCTGCCTGGAGCGCTACAAGATGCTCTGCAAGCAGACCTGGCCCAGTTGGAAAGGCCCTGCCAG GGAAGGTGTCGAGGTTCTCCTGAAAAACTTGGAGGTACCCGAAGAAGAGTTCTCCTATGGGCGATCCAAGGTCTTTATCCGGAATCCCAGAACC CTCTTTTTCCTGGAGGAGAAAAGAAGGCAGTGTCTGGAGGACTTGGCTACACTTATCCAGAAGATCTATCGTGGATGGAAATGCCGTACACATTTCCTGCTGCTGAAAAAGAGCCAGGTGGTGGTGGCCGCATGGTACCGCAGATATGCT CAACAAAAGAAATACCAGAAAATCAAGAGTTCCTCCATAGTGGTTCAGTCTTTCATTAGAGGATGGAAG GCTCGCAAGTTGCTGCGTGAACTGAAATACCAGAAGAGATGCAAAGAGGCAGTGACCACTATTTCAGCTTACTGGCATGGAACACAG GCACGCAGAGAGCTAAAACGGCTGAAGGAGGAGGCCAGGCGTAAGCATGCTGTCGCTGTCATTTGGGCCTACTGGTTGGGACTCAAG GTTCGAAGGGAATACAGGAAGTTCTTTAGAGCAAATGCTGGCAAGAAGATCTATGACTTCACCATCCAGAGAATA atgCAGAAGTATTTCATTGGTTTGAAGAACACGTTGCCTTCAATGTCGCCAGTCGATAAGAGCTGGCCATCAAGGTCTTACTTGTTTCTAGAGGGCACACATGAAGAACTCCGAAAGATCTTTCATTTATGGAGG TGCAAGAAATACAGAAGCCAGTTCACGGAAGAGAAGAAAGCCATCTATGAGGAGAAGCTGGAAGCAAGTCAGAttttcaaagacaaaaaaactctgTACCCCAGCAG TGTGGGGCAGCCTTTTAAAGGAGATTATCTGGAGATTAACAAAAACCCTAAATACCAGAAGCTAAACACTTCAGTTGATGAGAAGGTGCTTCTTGCAGATGTGGTCAATAAAATCAACAGGGCTAATGGCAAG GGTGCTTCCCGAATCTTCCTCCTCACCAAGAAACACTTTGTTCTGGCTGATCAGAAGACGGGTCAGTTAAAGGCCAGTGTACCGCTTCCCGATCTCGCCAGTGTTTCTGTCAGCACACAGAATGATGGTTTCTTTGCTCTTAAACTCAAGGAG GGCACTGCATCAGCAGCCAAAGGTGACTTCCTGCTGAGCAGTGATCGACTAATTGAGATCATTACCAAGCTCTATCGCACAGGGGCTGCTTCAGCCGACATGGAACCGATCAGTGTTGACATCTCAGATGA ATTCCTTGTGCAGTTCAAGCAGGATAAAGTGTGTGTCAAATTTATCCACGGAGGACCCAAGGGCAACAATCAAGTCTCCTGCAAACGTAAAAACAACCGGCTTCTGGAAGTGTCCGTTCCGTCCCCATAA
- the myo1b gene encoding unconventional myosin-Ib isoform X2, translating to MSKMEVKTSLLDNMIGVGDMVLLEPLSEETFIGNLRKRFEHSEIYTYIGSVVISMNPYKSLPIYTADKVEEYRNRNFYELSPHIYALADEAYRSLRDQDKDQCILITGESGAGKTEASKLVMSYVAAVCGKGQEVNKVKEQLLQSNPVLEAFGNAKTVRNDNSSRFGKYMDIEFDFKGDPLGGVISNYLLEKSRVVKQPRGERNFHIFYQLLSGASDETLKKLKLERDVSKYNYLSLDSATVNGHDDAANFRTVRNAMQIVGFMEDEVQSVLELVAAVLKLGNIEFKPESRVNGFDESRVKDKNDLKEMCELLGIDQSVLERAFSYRTVEAKMEKVSTTLNVAQAYYARDALAKNLYSRMFSWLVNRINESIKAQTKARKKVMGVLDIYGFEIFEDNSFEQFIINYCNEKLQQIFIELTLREEQEEYVREGIEWTNIEYFNNAIICDLIENNKNGILAMLDEECLRPGTVTDETFLDKLNTVCAEHQHFESRLSKNSKFLTDHSLPHSCFRIQHYAGKVLYRVEGFVDKNNDLLYRDLSQAMYKANHSLMKFLFPEGNPAKINLKRPPTAGFQFKASVSTLMRNLQTKNPNYIRCIKPNDKKAAQIFTDSLVCHQVHYLGLMENVRVRRAGYAFRQAYEPCLERYKMLCKQTWPSWKGPAREGVEVLLKNLEVPEEEFSYGRSKVFIRNPRTLFFLEEKRRQCLEDLATLIQKIYRGWKCRTHFLLLKKSQVVVAAWYRRYAQQKKYQKIKSSSIVVQSFIRGWKARKLLRELKYQKRCKEAVTTISAYWHGTQVRREYRKFFRANAGKKIYDFTIQRIMQKYFIGLKNTLPSMSPVDKSWPSRSYLFLEGTHEELRKIFHLWRCKKYRSQFTEEKKAIYEEKLEASQIFKDKKTLYPSSVGQPFKGDYLEINKNPKYQKLNTSVDEKVLLADVVNKINRANGKGASRIFLLTKKHFVLADQKTGQLKASVPLPDLASVSVSTQNDGFFALKLKEGTASAAKGDFLLSSDRLIEIITKLYRTGAASADMEPISVDISDEFLVQFKQDKVCVKFIHGGPKGNNQVSCKRKNNRLLEVSVPSP from the exons TTATGCCCTGGCAGATGAAGCATATCGATCTCTTCGGGATCAAGATAAGGACCAGTGCATTCTCATAACTGGAGAAAGTGGTGCAGGAAAGACTG AGGCCAGCAAGCTGGTGATGTCATATGTGGCTGCGGTGTGTGGAAAGGGCCAGGAGGTGAACAAGGTGAAAGAGCAGCTGCTGCAGTCCAATCCTGTACTAGAGG CTTTTGGAAATGCTAAAACTGTGAGGAATGACAACTCTTCTCGATTt GGGAAGTACATGGACATCGAGTTTGACTTCAAAGGGGATCCACTGGGTGGCGTCATCAGTAACT ATCTTTTGGAGAAATCTCGTGTTGTGAAGCAGCCAAGAGGAGAAAGAAATTTCCACATCTTTTACCAGCTATTATCTGGAGCATCAGATGAAACACTCA aaaAACTAAAGCTGGAACGAGACGTCAGCAAATATAATTATCTTAGTCTTGATTCTGCCACAGTCAATGGACATGATGATGCTGCAAATTTCAGGACGGTTAGG AATGCAATGCAGATTGTGGGGTTCATGGAGGACGAGGTGCAGTCTGTGCTAGAGCTGGTGGCTGCTGTGCTCAAGCTGGGCAACATAGAGTTTAAGCCTGAGTCCCGTGTCAACGGCTTCGATGAGAGCCGTGTTAAGGACAAGAATG ATCTGAAGGAGATGTGTGAGCTGTTGGGCATCGATCAGTCAGTGCTGGAACGAGCCTTCAGTTATCGCACTGTGGAAGCTAAGATGGAGAAAGTGTCAACAACACTCAACGTTGCTCAG GCCTATTATGCACGTGATGCACTTGCCAAAAACTTATATAGCCGCATGTTCAGTTGGCTGGTGAATCGAATAAACGAAAGCATCAAG GCTCAGACCAAAGCCCGGAAGAAGGTTATGGGGGTGCTGGATATTTATGGTTTTGAGATCTTTGAG GACAACAGCTTTGAGCAGTTTATCATCAACTACTGCAATGAGAAGCTTCAGCAGATCTTCATTGAGCTCACCTTGCGTGAGGAGCAGGAGGAGTATGTGCGTGAG gGCATCGAATGGACCAACATTGAGTATTTCAATAATGCCATTATCTGTGACCTCATTGAAAAT AACAAGAATGGGATCTTGGCCATGCTTGATGAAGAGTGTCTGAGGCCTGGAACCGTGACGGATGAGACTTTCTTGGACAAGCTGAACACTGTTTGTGCTGAACATCAGCATTTTGAGAGCCGCCTGAGCAAAAACTCAAAGTTCCTCACAGACCACAGTTTGCCTCATAGCTGTTTTCGCATCCAGCACTATGCTGGCAAG GTGCTGTATCGGGTAGAGGGTTTTGTGGACAAAAACAATGACCTGCTTTACAGAGACCTGTCCCAGGCTATGTACAAGGCCAACCACAGcttgatgaaatttcttttcCCAGAGGGCAACCCAGCCAAAATCAACCTGAAGAGGCCTCCTACAGCAGGATTCCAGTTCAAAGCCTCAGTGAGCACACTCATGAGGAACTTGCAGACCAAGAACCCTAACTACATTAG GTGCATCAAACCCAATGATAAGAAGGCAGCCCAAATCTTTACAGATTCTCTGGTGTGCCATCAAGTGCACTACCTAGGCCTGATGGAAAATGTGCGTGTTAGACGTGCAGGATATGCCTTTCGCCAAGCTTACGAGCCCTGCCTGGAGCGCTACAAGATGCTCTGCAAGCAGACCTGGCCCAGTTGGAAAGGCCCTGCCAG GGAAGGTGTCGAGGTTCTCCTGAAAAACTTGGAGGTACCCGAAGAAGAGTTCTCCTATGGGCGATCCAAGGTCTTTATCCGGAATCCCAGAACC CTCTTTTTCCTGGAGGAGAAAAGAAGGCAGTGTCTGGAGGACTTGGCTACACTTATCCAGAAGATCTATCGTGGATGGAAATGCCGTACACATTTCCTGCTGCTGAAAAAGAGCCAGGTGGTGGTGGCCGCATGGTACCGCAGATATGCT CAACAAAAGAAATACCAGAAAATCAAGAGTTCCTCCATAGTGGTTCAGTCTTTCATTAGAGGATGGAAG GCTCGCAAGTTGCTGCGTGAACTGAAATACCAGAAGAGATGCAAAGAGGCAGTGACCACTATTTCAGCTTACTGGCATGGAACACAG GTTCGAAGGGAATACAGGAAGTTCTTTAGAGCAAATGCTGGCAAGAAGATCTATGACTTCACCATCCAGAGAATA atgCAGAAGTATTTCATTGGTTTGAAGAACACGTTGCCTTCAATGTCGCCAGTCGATAAGAGCTGGCCATCAAGGTCTTACTTGTTTCTAGAGGGCACACATGAAGAACTCCGAAAGATCTTTCATTTATGGAGG TGCAAGAAATACAGAAGCCAGTTCACGGAAGAGAAGAAAGCCATCTATGAGGAGAAGCTGGAAGCAAGTCAGAttttcaaagacaaaaaaactctgTACCCCAGCAG TGTGGGGCAGCCTTTTAAAGGAGATTATCTGGAGATTAACAAAAACCCTAAATACCAGAAGCTAAACACTTCAGTTGATGAGAAGGTGCTTCTTGCAGATGTGGTCAATAAAATCAACAGGGCTAATGGCAAG GGTGCTTCCCGAATCTTCCTCCTCACCAAGAAACACTTTGTTCTGGCTGATCAGAAGACGGGTCAGTTAAAGGCCAGTGTACCGCTTCCCGATCTCGCCAGTGTTTCTGTCAGCACACAGAATGATGGTTTCTTTGCTCTTAAACTCAAGGAG GGCACTGCATCAGCAGCCAAAGGTGACTTCCTGCTGAGCAGTGATCGACTAATTGAGATCATTACCAAGCTCTATCGCACAGGGGCTGCTTCAGCCGACATGGAACCGATCAGTGTTGACATCTCAGATGA ATTCCTTGTGCAGTTCAAGCAGGATAAAGTGTGTGTCAAATTTATCCACGGAGGACCCAAGGGCAACAATCAAGTCTCCTGCAAACGTAAAAACAACCGGCTTCTGGAAGTGTCCGTTCCGTCCCCATAA